The following coding sequences are from one Rhodospirillales bacterium window:
- a CDS encoding IS5/IS1182 family transposase, giving the protein MFCRLKDFRRIATRYDKRADVFLSGVFLAAAVVWWAN; this is encoded by the coding sequence CATGTTCTGTCGTCTCAAGGACTTCCGGCGGATCGCCACCCGTTACGACAAACGCGCCGACGTCTTCCTCTCCGGCGTGTTCTTGGCCGCCGCCGTAGTATGGTGGGCCAATTGA